GTTCTGGTTATATGAGAGAAAGCGATTAAGCAGCACCTCAAATAGAGCCCGTAATTAGCCCCTTTGATAAATGCAGAATCACTATCCTTGTAAACCAAAAAGTGACTCCTCGGGCTTGGGTAGTTCCACTCTCACTCCACTTGGCCCAGATTCCAGGCTAGCGAAAACGATGTGATCCAGTGTGCTGGTATGCGAGAAGGGGAAGTGTTAGCTTTTCTCCTGCTCGGTATAGAGTCCTCGATCTTGCAATTCCCTTGCCTGTTTGAGGATTTCAGGCATGGCGCTATCTTCAACTGATAAAGCATCGATGATGGCCGCCAGCAGATCTGCCGAAAACATGCATTTGCTTACTTTGCTGCGCAGGTTTTCCGTGGTCATTGAAATCCCCCTATCGGCCAGGGCCTGGGCCAGATCCCCATAGCGCATACCCTTCAACGCCATCGAGGCACGCACATAGCGTGCAATGGCCTGCTTGTATGGAGCCAGTGCTTGCTGGTTGCCGAGGCTTTGCTTGAGGTCCATGGGCTCTACTCCGTTACATGTGATATCACCAATGTGGTAAATATTATCCTTATGTGTATTATTTGCAACATAAGTTTGTAATAAGTCATTGACCACCGTTTTTTTGATGCTATATTTGTGACCAATATTCCACAGCGAGGGAGTTGAGATGACCTGGAATCATGAGAACCTACGCCAGTTGGCGGAAAACCATACTGGGTGGGTAGTGGAGTCTGAGGGTGATTGCCTCAGTATTTCCAACGATGAAGGTGTTGATGCCTTTGTCTACGTCGGAGAAAAGCAGATTGTTGTTGAAAGCATCCTGTTTCCAGTGAGCCAAGTGGCTGATGTGGCTGCGCTGAACGAGATGGTTCTCCAGACGCATCAGTTGGTTCCGCTGACAGCGATAGCCATCAAAAATATCGGTGGTGAGAGTTACTATGTTGCTTTCGGCGCGTTGTCGGTGTCCAGCAAGGACGAAGTAGTAATTGAGGAAGTTGAAACCCTGTTTTCCAATGTTGGTGACTTCCTGGATTTGTATGCGGATCATTTTGAAATGGAGGGTGTAGCATGAGCCTGAGAAGAATCTGGACTGCCTTGAAAGGCGCTGTAAATGAAGGTACTGAAGCGGTTGCGGACAGTCAGTCCATCCGCATTCTCGATCAGGAATTGCGCGAGGCAAAAACTGAATTGAAAGCTTGTGATGAAAACTTGACCAAAATTATGGCCAAGCGCAAGCTGGCGGAAAGCAAAGTGGAGTCTCTTCAGGCCGATATTGAGACATACACCGCTCACGCCATTAGTGCCAGCGAGAAGGGCGATGATAGCCTTGCTCTGGAGTGTGCCGAGCGTGTTACCGAGCTTGAATCTCAGCTGGAAACTGAGCAGAGCCTGCTCGAGGGGTTCCTCAATTCCGAGCGTTCCCTAAAAGGGAATATCTCCAAGGCCAAGACCAACGTGCGTCGTATGGAGCAGCAGATCGACCAGATCAAGGCCACTGAATCTGTGCAGAAAGCACAGGTCGCTGTCTCTTCCCGTCACATGGGTGCTAACAGCAAAATCAAGACTGCCCTGGACAGCCTTGATCGGATCAAGAGCAAGCAGCAGGAACGCGCAGCCGAGTTGGAAGCGGCAGAGGAGCTGGCCACAGAAGAGAGTGGCTCAAGCCTGGAGGCCAAACTAAAGGCGGCAGGTATCAAGCCGGGCGGCCAGGTTAGCGGTAGTGATAAACTGGCACAATTGCTGGCGAGCCGCGAAAAGGCCTGATCCAGTGCTGCTATTTAAAGTGCGACGCCTTCTGGCGTCGCTTTTTGTTAAGGCCGACAAAACGACCATTCTCATTGCCATCCTTGGCTATGTGGCAGGCAGCTATCTGCTGCTGAGTGCTGCGGGAGAAAGCGAGATCATCGCTCCCGAAAACTTTATCTACTGGTTGGTTGTAACCGCATCGACGGTGGGCTATGGCGATTTCTCGCCGGTTTCGCCTGCGGGAAAGGTAGTTGTGGCGACTTGGGTGATCCCCTTTGGGCTAAGCCTGTTTGCGATGCTGATTACCCGGGTGGGTTTTGCAATTTCGGAGTTTGTGCACAGAGGAAAGAGAGGTTTGCGTATGACAAACAATGTGGATCACACGGTCATTATCGGCTGGAATGGAACACGGACCCTCCGCCTGATCGAGCTTTTGCTTTCCAAAACCAATGGAACCACTTCAGAGGTTGTGCTCTGTGTAGAGGCTGATATTGAAAACCCGATGCCAGGTAAAATTGATTTTGTACGGGTTGAATCTTTTTCTCACATTGAAAGTATGCAACGTACCGGGTTAGCGGAAGCCGCACGAATTATTATCGATAACCCCCTTGATGATGTAACGCTTACTACTGCTCTGTTTTGTGACAAACACAGTCCCAACAGTCATAAAACTGCATATTTCCAGGATGAAAATGTTGGTGAGCTGCTACGCGCACACTGCCCCAATATTGAATGTATTCCTTCGGTAGCAGTGGAGCTGTTAGCAAAGTCTTCCCTGGATCCAGGTTCCGCCCGTTTGCACCGCCAGTTGCTGGATAGCACTTATGGAATGACGCAGTACAGTGTAGAGTACCGAGGAGAGGAGCCACTTCCATTCGGTGCCCTGTTTGATCATTTCAAACAGAACCTGTCGGCAACATTGATCGCTGTGCGCCCTAGAGATGTCGTTAAAATCGATGTAAATCCCGCATTGACAGATCGGGTTGGCAATGGGGATATGTTGTACTACATCTCCGCCAAGCGATTGGATGAGAAGCGCTGTTTCGATATAAAAATAGATGAAGGGGAAGGTGCTGGTACATGTTTACCAAGCTGATCGACAAATTGAAGGGAAAGGAAGCTCCGGCAATCAAAACGCCGGAGATAATGGGTTTACGCCTGGGAGCCAGCTTTGAGCTGGATCCACTGGCCATACGCCTGATTCTGGATCAACTCACCATTGAGTCCTGCTCCCCCACACAGATCATCAAGGCGGCTGGGGTTGTCGAGCTGGACGGTACCTGGGTGTATCGCTTCTATACCGATGACGATGCCTGGTTACAGGTTGTAGCCGAAGGTGGCCAGAGTGATGAGCATGTGGTGGATGTAAAGCTGTTCCACTTTTACGATACTCAGGATGTCTCCAACCAGCAGGTTTGGGATAACCTCCTGAAGAAGGAGATTGGCACAGCAAATTACCAGCTGAGTGATCGCTCCTACAGCAGGGTATGGACTTCCACCGGTGATTATCACAACCCGGTGCATATGGCCGAAAAAACTTATGATGAAGATGGTGAATATTCGCTAACAGATCAATTCACAATGCTGTTCGAGCGTGAACTGTCCGATCAGCGAACAGAATCTCTCTTTCTCTCTGCTGAAGAGAAAGAAGAGGATGCCGGCTATTTAAGCCGCAGTTTGGTAATCAGTACCGGCATTACCCTGACCCCTTCACAGCTGACTATTCACGGATAATAAGGAGAAGTATCAATGGACCAGCCTTATGATTTACTGACTGGTATCGTGCATTTTGCGGCCTATTTTGGCCTGTCACTGGTATTTTTAATTGCGTTTAAATTTCTTTACGCGCTGGTGACACCCCACGATGAGTGGAAGTTAATTCGCGAGGACAAAAACGCGGCTGCTGCTATCGGTTTTGGTGGCGCAGTGTTGGGTTTTGCTATTGCTGTCGGTGGCGCTGCCAGCAATTCAGTCTCTATTATTGACTTTGCCACCTGGGCCGGGGTCGCGTTGATTGCACAGCTGATTGCATTTGCCATTATCCGCTTCGGTTTTATGCCTCGTATTGTTGAGCGTATTGAAGATGGGGAGCTGAGTGCGGGAATTATGTTGGCTGCCACCACTATTTCCGTCGGTGTCCTCAATGCCGCCTGTATGAGCTACTGAGCGGGGGTGAGGATGAAACGTACAAAAAATATCAATCTTGCGCGGATGCGCAAGGGCCGGAGAGCAAGTTTTGTTCTGCGCCCTTTGGCAATTGGTGTAGCTGCTGCTCTTGTTGGCTGTTCTTCCGATGAAGAGATCAAAGTAGTTTCCTCTGTTGAGGACTGCATGGATAACACCCAGCTGGATCAAGCCCAGTGTGAAGCGGCATACCAGCGCGCCCTGGAGGAAGCTGAGCGCACTGGACCCAAGTATGCGAATCTTTCCCAGTGTGAGACGGAGTTCGGAAGCTGCCGGGAGACCAGTGGTGGATTCTGGATGCCCCTGATGACCGGCTTTATGGTCGCATCATTACTGGATAATGACAGGCGGCACTACTCAAGCGGTTATTACAACCCTGTCTACCGTTACTCCGCTTCCGGTTCTCGTTATTACGATCGCCTGATGACTGCAGATGGAAAAGTTATCGGACGCTATGGCAAATCGTCTTATACGGTAGATAAGAGTGCGATGGACCCCAAGCCCAAAGTAACCCGGACAGTATCCCGTGGAGGCTTTGGCGCTGTGGCTTCTGCCAAGTCCAGTTGGGGCGGTGGCCGCTCCAGCAGTGGTAGCTCCCGGGGCTGGGGAGGTTGAATTAGTGCTGAGGTTGCCGATTGGAGAGCGCCCGCGTTGGCAGGAGCGGGCACAGGAATTTGGGTTTCATTTTCATACCATGTACGGTGAGCCTTACTGGGATGAAAGTGCGTACTATCAGTTCTCTCTTGAGCAGATAGAAAAACATATTGAAGAGCCCACTGAAGAAATCCACCAGATGTGCCTGGATGTTGTGGCGAAGGTGTTGGAGGATGAAGTGCTGATGCAGCGCTTCTGTATTCCCGAACAACACTGGGATTTTGTACGCAACTCCTGGAAAAACGGTGACCCCAGCCTTTACTCCCGTCTTGATTTTGCCTATAGCGGGCAGGAGCCCGCAAAACTCTACGAAAACAATGCTGATACACCCACCAGTTTGTACGAGACTGGATTCTGGCAATGGCTTTGGTTGCAGGACAACGTGGATCGGCGGGCCCTGCCTTTGCAGTCGGACCAGTTCAATAGCCTGCAGGAAAAACTGGTAAATCGTTTTCGCGATTTACAGTTTCTCACCCCGGGCCGAGAACTGCATTTCGCCTGTTGCAAGGACACCGAAGAGGATCGCGGCACTGTACAGTACCTGCAGGACTGTGCCAGTGAGGCCGGTATCACTAACCATTTTGTATTTATGGAAGATATCGGTTGTGATGCAGATAGTTTGTTTACCGATATGCAGGACCAGGTAATTACCTGGATGTTCAAATTGTACCCCTGGGAGTTTATGTTCCGGGAAGAATTTGGCTCACTGCTGGGTAGTAATAATGTTCGCTGGCTAGAGCCGCCGTGGAAAGCAATTCTATCCAATAAAGCACTACTGCCAATGTTGTGGAAGCTATTCCCGGGGCACCCAAATTTACTGCCCTCCTTTTTTGAGGACGAACTCCATAAGGCCACTGAATTTTCAGAATTGGTGAAGAAACCAATTTTTTCACGGGAAGGGGCCAATATTTCCATTGTGCGTGGAAGTGATGTGCAATCTCTTTCCGATGGTCCATACGGCGAAGAGGGTTTTGTATATCAAGCTGTTTATCCACTGCCAAAGTTTGGGAAAAATTATACGCTGATAGGCAGTTGGCTAGTGGACGATATGGCTGCTGGTATATCGATTCGAGAAGATGGGAATATGATAACTCAGGATATGAGCCGCTATCTGCCACATATTATTCTCTGAACTACAGCAACCGGGGGTGTGGGCTACATCTATATTGTGAGTGCCTTCCCTCAATTATTTTGTGCTGATCAGTTGGCCGCTGGCAATCAATTCCTCAATCTTTTTGCTGAGCCGTTCGTAAGTAAATGGTTTCTGGATACAATCGAGTACCCCCTCTGCAATTACCTCCTGAACCTTGCTGTCCACACTGTAGCCTGTAGATAGTAAAGCCTTTACTTCCGGGTTAATGCGGCGCAGAAAAGCGAATAATTCCTGCCCATCCATACCGGGCATAATCATATCGAGAATAACCAGATCCACACGATCGCAGTGCTGGCGGTAGTAGGTAATAGCCTGTTCCGCAGTAGCGAAGGTGACAACCTTATGGCCGTTCATTTCAAAAAGAGTTTTTGAATAGCTGCGAACAATGGCTTCGTCGTCTACTACCATAATATTCAGCTTGCGCTGTGCTGGAGATGCACTTGTAGGCTTACCTGGTTTCTCCTCCCTGGCTTTTGAAATTGGCAGGTAGAGTTTGAAAGTACTGCCTTCTCCCTCTTGACTGTGGCACCGAATCGCGCCCTTGTGCAGGTGAATAGTGCCATGCACAGCGGCGAGACCCAGTCCGGCACCTCGGCCACTCTCTTTGGTGGTAAAGAAGGGCTCGAAGATTCTTCGCCGCACTTCTGGAGGCATTCCGGTACCATTGTCACTAATAGTGATCAGTAGGTAGTGGCCGGGCTGAACTTCAAAATCAGCAATAGTCATACCTTTATTGAAAGTGATATTACTGCTGGTAAAGCGCAGGGTGCCGCCATTGGGCATCGCATCTTTTGCATTAATACCAATATTCAGAAGGGCGCTCTTTAATTGGGCTGGATCGCCGATTATATGGGGGCGGTTGGCTTCGAGTAGTTGTTCAATTCGTATGCGCCGGTCGATAGTGCGGCCCAGCATGGCACATACATCGCGGGTGATTTCATGGGTATTGCAATCTTTTAGCTGGTAGTTACCCTTGCGTGCAAAAGTGAGTAGCTGCTTGGTCAGCTCCGCTGCGTGACGGGCTGTGGTCAGGATATGACTAGTGTACTCACTGATACGGGGATCTTTCGAAATCTGCTGGATAACTTCCGCGTAGCCGCTAATCCCATGAATCATATTATTGAAATCATGTGCGATGCCGCCGGCCAGCTCGCCAATCGCCTGCATTTTCTGTGCCTGGCGTAACTCTTCCTCTAAAAGACGCTGCTTGGTGATGTCTGTGCCGATACTGAGAATGCCGTTGGGGCAGCCTCTCTCGTCGGACATGATCTTATTGGTCCAGGCAATCCAAACCCGTTTGCCGGATTTGGTAATATTTTCATTGATGTTGTAGCGGTGTTCCTGTGGGTGATCACAGATGTCGTCAATCAGTTTTCGCAAGTCACGTCCACTGGTTTCACTGGCGGGCACTATGGTGCCGACCAGGTGCCTGCCAATAATTTCAGCCTCAGAGTAGCCAAAAAGCTGCTGCGCATACTCATTGAAAGAAGTAATACGCCCATTTCTGTCGCAGCGCATAATGATGGAATTAGCGTGCTCGACCAGCTCCCGGTAGCGCTCTTCACTTTTACGCAGAGCTTCATAAACCTGATTAGAATCCAGATCATGTGTGGATGCGAGGGCAGGGGAGGATGGGAAAAACGGTAAATTGCTCTCCTTGATCACCTTTTCTCCTCCTGAGTTACCGTTGAACGTTTTTTCACCAGAAATTGCACCACGAAGAAATTGAAAAGTATATAGGTAACTAATTCGGTTTTTTGATCTAGCGCACAGTCTTAGCTGACACGCCGCTATTTTTAAGCCTGTTTGTAATTGCCTGTTTTAGCTATTGTGATTCTGGTCACCAGTATTTGCTGGTGGTGCCGAGCCTGATCAAATGCCTCCCCTAATTGGGCTAACTAAAACTTTTACTAGGTCAAGTAGTGGCTAAGGCCGAACAACCTGATAGCATTCGCCGTTATATTCAAAACCATTGGATGATTTACTATGCAGCTGCATTCTCGAGTTTTCGGGCGCGGTATCGTGGCTCTGCTTTGTGCCTCGTTGCTGCTGTCCGCTTGCGGAGAGAAGAAAGTCGAGAGCGAGCAGAGATCCTTGGATTTCGCCCGCCTGGATGCCTTCCCCTCCACTTATTCTGTTAGTCAATCCGGCCCGGTCCTGATTCAGGGGGCCACATTGCTCACTGGTACCGGTGAACAAATGGAGAAGGCTGACCTGTTGTTGGAAGAGGGTAAGATTGCCCAAATCGGCAAAGACCTGAAGGCGCCAGAAGGGGCGTTGGTGGTCGATGGTAAGGGCAAGTGGGTTACCCCCGGTATTATTGATGTGCATTCGCACTTGGGTGATTACCCTGCACCCTCTATTGAGTCCTCCCAGGACGGCAATGAAATGACTTCGCCCAATACTGCGCAAGTGTGGGCTGAGCATTCTGTCTGGACCCAAGACCCTCAGTTCCCGTTGGCTCTGGCCGGCGGTGTCACCACCCTGCAAATTCTGCCGGGCTCTGCCAATCTGTTCGGCGGCCGCAGTGTGACCCTGAAGAACGTACCTGGCCGCAGTGTTCAGGATATGAAATTCCCCGGTGCGCCCTATGGTTTGAAAATGGCCTGTGGTGAAAATCCCAAGCGCGTTTACGGCGGCAAAGGCACTTCCCCTTCAACGCGTATGGGGAATGTGGCCGGTTATCGCAAAGCTTGGATTGAAGCCAGCAATTACAAGAAAAAGTGGGAAGATTACGTCGAGAATGGTGGCGATGAGCCCGAGCGCGATCTGGGCCTGGAAACCCTGGCGGGGGTGCTGAATGGCGATATCCTGGTGCATAACCACTGCTATCGCGGTGAGGAAATGGCCGTGATGATGGATGTTGCCAGAGAGTTCGATTTTCAGGTTTCCACCTTCCATCATGCGGTTGAGGCCTACAAAGTGGCAGACCTGCTGGCAGAGAATAATGTCTGTGCGGCAATGTGGGCTGATTGGTGGGGTTTTAAGCATGAAGCCTTTGATATGACTGAAGCTAATATTGCGATTGTCGATCAGGCAAAGGCCTGTGCCATGATCCACTCCGATTCCGGAGTAGGTGTGCAACACCTGAATGAAGAGGTGGCCAAGGCGATGACTGCAGGTCAGCGCGCGGGTTTTGATATCCAGCCTAAAGACGCCGTTGCCTGGATGACCTCGAACCCCGCTAAGGCGCTGGGTATTGAAGAGCAAACTGGCAGTCTGGAGAAGGGCAAGATGGCTGATGTTGTAGTCTGGTCCGGTAATCCGTTCAGTGTATACACACATGTCGACCAGGTATTTATTGACGGTGAATTGATGTATGACCGCGCGGATAAAAAGCGCCAACCGCGCAGCGATTTTGAGCTGGGCATTATCAATGCAGAGGGAGAGCGGCAATGAAAAGAGTAGCTGTATTTTGTGCGCTGGCTCTCGGAGCGCTGGCGGCTGGTACCCACGCGGAGAGTATCCTGATCAAGGGTGGTAAGGTACATACCCTGGCAGGTAAAGGCAGCTTGGAATCTGCTGATGTACTGGTTGTGGATGGTAAAGTTGAGCAGGTAGCTCCTTCACTGAGTGTTTCTGCAGATCGGGTTATCGATGCCAGTGGCAAGGTGGTCACCCCGGGGGTGATAGCGCCGATTTCTGAGCTTGGTCTGGTGGAAATCAGTGCTGCCAGCTCGACAAATGATCAGGCGGTAACCGGTGAGAGCATCGGTAGTGCGTTTAATCCACTGCCCGCTTACAACCCCAGGTCCACCCTGATTCCTTTTAACCGCGCAGGTGGTGTGACCAGTGCTGTAGTCTTCCCTGGAATCAGCACCTGGGATGCTGGCGCTGTTGAAGCGCAGCGGGTTTTTGCCGGGCGTAGCTTCGCTATAAAGTTAAACGGTGAATTCGATAGTGTTGAAGCCAAGGACGTTGCCCAGAAGGCCTACCTAGGGGAGGCGGGTGCGCAGTTAGCTGGTGGCAGTCGCGCCAATGCCTACGCCAAGGTTGAGAATGCTCTGAAGGAAGCCCGTGAGTACCGGGAAAACCGTGCAGCTATTCGCCGTGGTGAGTGGCGCGAGCTGGATTACAGCCTGGCCGACCTCGAAGCGCTACAACCAGTAATCAGTGGCAAAGAGCCGCTGGTGATTACTGCCAATCGCGCCAGCGATATTCTGGTGGCTATTGAGTTGGCCAAAGCCTTCAATGTGAAGCTGGTTGTACTGGGTGCAGCCGAGGGCTGGATGGTGGCGGATCAACTGGCCGAGGCCCGGGTGCCAGTGGTTATTGATGCTATTAATAACCTGCCAATTTCCTTCTCAAGCCTGGGAGCACGCCTGGACAACGCGGCTCTGCTCACCAAGGCTGGTGTCAAAGTGGCTATTAGTGGGCCGAATTACGCCTCAACCCACAATGTGTACCTTTCTCGTCAGTCTGCGGGTAACGCTGTTGCCCATGGCTTGCCCTATGAGGAAGCACTGAAATCTATCAGTAGTAACGTAGCCGATATCTTCAGTTTGGAAGGTGGCACCCTGGAGCAGGGCGCAGTGGCCGATATCGTAGTCTGGAGCGGTGATCCGCTGGAAGTTACCAGCTATCCAGAGCAGGTTTTGATTGGGGGTGAACCTCAATCTCTGGTAACCCGCTCCACCCGCCTGCGCGATCGCCATTTGAAGCCCGCCAAAGGCCATGGGTTTGGCTATCAGTACTGAGTTTGATTAGTCAGCTTTGTGACAAAAAAGAGCGGGCATTGCCCGCTCTTTTTTGTTACCAGCTAAAAATATGAGCATATAAGCCTTGCCCGTTGTATAGGATCGGTGTGGCGCTGACACAATCTTTAGCGCTATATTCGATTGGCTTGAGAAATAAGAAAAAGGATCGACCCAATGGCCTATGTTACGGCACTTTATACCAGTCTCTGTGCAATCCTGATTATCTACCTGGCATTGAGAGTAGTGCATTTTCGTCGCACTAAACGTGTAGGAATTGGTACAGGGGATGACCGCTCCAATGAGATTCGTGTGAGGGTGCATGCGAATGCGATTGAATATACACCTATAGCCTTGTTGCTGCTGTTGGTTGCTGAGCTGGGTGGTCTGTCACATTTATGGCTACACATTTTTGGGATTTCTTTTTTCCTATCCCGTGTTTTTCATGCTTATGGTTTGACGGCAGGTAAAGGTGGGACGCATATGGGGCGTTTTTGGGGCACCTTGATTAGCTGGGTTGTGATATTGGCGCTGGCGGTAGTTAATATTGTTATGGTTGTTAAGGCGCTATAAACAATATTTAAGAGAGGTGCCGTTGGTTAGAGAGAGGTAAGAATGGCCAGCGACACCAGGGAACCGCTTGACCGCCGAAGATGCCCTAATAAAAAAGCCCGGCTGAACCGGGCAGAGTACAGGGATGAAACTTCAAGCGCTTACTGATTGGCAGCAAAAGGTGTAACAGTTTCTGCAGAGGTTTCCTCTGTGCTTTCCTCTTCTAGTAAGGCTTCAGGTTTGCCTTTACAGGCTTTGGCCAGTGCATCGCGACGTTTGGCCAGAAGCAGGCCGATCTCTTCGCCAACCTGCTCATCAATGCCCTCGATGTGGCGCTCAATGAGTGAAGTGATGTTGGCAGCCAGTTCCAGCATCTTATCGTGTTCTTCAGCATCTTTTTTGTTGTCGAACATTGCTCCGTCTCGATCGCATTTCCAAACAGCTACTACGGCCATGTTATGCCTCCCAATTGCCTTTCAGACATTCCAACTTGTTTGTATGGCAATACAGTAACTGTATAAATATTCAGTGTCAACGGAAGCCGCTGAGAAATAGGCGGGGAATTGATTGCGCTCAGGGGAGTGAGGGTTGCGGTAGTCTGATCACAAGTAATTTTTCAGGCTGTCATAATCTGGCTTCGCAGTTCGGCGTACTCCCCCCAGGCGCCGGGCTGCAATCTCCGCTATTACAGGCCCTTAAACAGGGCCTGTTTTTTTGAAAAAAGATAAAGTAAAAAATCAATTAACCGGGCTATGGTTTTACTCCCGTGTATCTCAACTGGTCCCCTGAATCTAGCATGGGAGGGGGATGGGTGCGGCGAGCACCGCGGAGATCAAATGGTGAGGACAAGCTTTGCGGCCAAGCCAATCAGTAAAAGGCCAAACAGCTGCTGGATGCGGTGGCCAAGGTGCTTATTCACCAACTGGCGCTTGCGACTGGCGTGTACAACCAGAGCGATGATGCAATACCAGAGAGTATCTATCCCGGAAGCGATTGCAGCCATTCCCAGTTTGGTGGTGAGAGTCTGCTGTTCAGACACAAATTGGCTGAATAAAGCAGTGAAGAAAACGGCAATTTTGGGATTAAAGAAAGCCACACCGAACCCCTGGGCTATGGAGCGGCGGACACTCTGCCGGGGTGCTTCCAGTTGGGTGGTAGAGGAACCCGGAGCGGGAGCACGCAGGGCCTTCCAGCCCAAGTAAACCAGCATGGCGGCACCAGCCCATTGCAGAATATTAAATAGCAGTGGCGAACTGGTAATAAGAACTGCGAGGCCAAAAGCGGTGAGCGCTGCGTAAATGGCGACACCGGCCCCATGAGCTATCGCACTGGCCAGGCCCTGCTGGAGTCCTGAGGCAGAAGAACGCATAACAATCAGGAGACTGGGGCCAGGGGACATGGCTCCGAGAGCGCAGATGCCTGCGAGTGATAACCAACCAAGTAATTCCATTATTTAAAGCCGCCCCCTTGTGCCAGCCAATGTTTCTCTTCTTCTGTGGATTCGCGGCCAAGTGCCGCATTGCGGTGCGGATAGCGGCCGAACTGCTCGATCACTGCCTGGTGGGCCAGGGCATATCGATAGTGGGTTGCAAGGTATGGGGCAGTACTCTGGTCACCCTGGTATTGTTGCTGCAACTGGCCGAAGTATGCCACGGAGCGGCGTTGAATCGGGAGCTTTTCACTGTGTTCCAGTGGCATACCGACAAAAATCTGCTGGAACAGGCCCAGATTCCCCGTATCACCGCGTTGTAGAATGCCCTCGGCGATATCGAGGGCAAGTGGATCCCCTGCAAAGGCCAGGCTGCTGCCGCGATAGATGTTACGAGCGAACTGGTCGCAAAGCAGCATCAGAGCTAGCTCGCCTTGCAGGGTCTGGCGCCAGTGGCTTAGAGCATTTCCAAGGGCTCTGTCGGTAACCTCTCTGAAATCGTGCTGTATCTCGTGGTCCAGCTCTGGTGTCGCTGCAAACCAGCGTTGCTGTTGTGTATTGGATGGGGGGTGATCCAGTGCCGGGCCTCCGAACCAGAATGTCAGCACTTCCGCTATTGAAGACATCAATTTGAACTCGCTGCAATGAATCCCGAATTATTGCGACTTTTGCACCCGCTGGTCCAGGGAGGCAAGGGTATCGTGCTACCCGGCAAGTGGCGCGAGAAAAATTTTACGCGCCTGCATCCAAACTCCAGCCTGAGCCCGTCATAAGGGTGTACAAGGAAAAACGGTCTGGAGGTCACAATGTTTACTACGGGATCATTTAAGAAGGTACAATTTTGCGCCGT
This DNA window, taken from Microbulbifer sp. GL-2, encodes the following:
- a CDS encoding DUF6471 domain-containing protein, whose protein sequence is MDLKQSLGNQQALAPYKQAIARYVRASMALKGMRYGDLAQALADRGISMTTENLRSKVSKCMFSADLLAAIIDALSVEDSAMPEILKQARELQDRGLYTEQEKS
- a CDS encoding DUF2170 family protein, giving the protein MTWNHENLRQLAENHTGWVVESEGDCLSISNDEGVDAFVYVGEKQIVVESILFPVSQVADVAALNEMVLQTHQLVPLTAIAIKNIGGESYYVAFGALSVSSKDEVVIEEVETLFSNVGDFLDLYADHFEMEGVA
- a CDS encoding PspA/IM30 family protein; its protein translation is MSLRRIWTALKGAVNEGTEAVADSQSIRILDQELREAKTELKACDENLTKIMAKRKLAESKVESLQADIETYTAHAISASEKGDDSLALECAERVTELESQLETEQSLLEGFLNSERSLKGNISKAKTNVRRMEQQIDQIKATESVQKAQVAVSSRHMGANSKIKTALDSLDRIKSKQQERAAELEAAEELATEESGSSLEAKLKAAGIKPGGQVSGSDKLAQLLASREKA
- a CDS encoding potassium channel family protein; this translates as MLLFKVRRLLASLFVKADKTTILIAILGYVAGSYLLLSAAGESEIIAPENFIYWLVVTASTVGYGDFSPVSPAGKVVVATWVIPFGLSLFAMLITRVGFAISEFVHRGKRGLRMTNNVDHTVIIGWNGTRTLRLIELLLSKTNGTTSEVVLCVEADIENPMPGKIDFVRVESFSHIESMQRTGLAEAARIIIDNPLDDVTLTTALFCDKHSPNSHKTAYFQDENVGELLRAHCPNIECIPSVAVELLAKSSLDPGSARLHRQLLDSTYGMTQYSVEYRGEEPLPFGALFDHFKQNLSATLIAVRPRDVVKIDVNPALTDRVGNGDMLYYISAKRLDEKRCFDIKIDEGEGAGTCLPS
- a CDS encoding YjfK family protein; this encodes MFTKLIDKLKGKEAPAIKTPEIMGLRLGASFELDPLAIRLILDQLTIESCSPTQIIKAAGVVELDGTWVYRFYTDDDAWLQVVAEGGQSDEHVVDVKLFHFYDTQDVSNQQVWDNLLKKEIGTANYQLSDRSYSRVWTSTGDYHNPVHMAEKTYDEDGEYSLTDQFTMLFERELSDQRTESLFLSAEEKEEDAGYLSRSLVISTGITLTPSQLTIHG
- a CDS encoding DUF350 domain-containing protein, translating into MDQPYDLLTGIVHFAAYFGLSLVFLIAFKFLYALVTPHDEWKLIREDKNAAAAIGFGGAVLGFAIAVGGAASNSVSIIDFATWAGVALIAQLIAFAIIRFGFMPRIVERIEDGELSAGIMLAATTISVGVLNAACMSY
- a CDS encoding DUF1190 domain-containing protein, with the protein product MKRTKNINLARMRKGRRASFVLRPLAIGVAAALVGCSSDEEIKVVSSVEDCMDNTQLDQAQCEAAYQRALEEAERTGPKYANLSQCETEFGSCRETSGGFWMPLMTGFMVASLLDNDRRHYSSGYYNPVYRYSASGSRYYDRLMTADGKVIGRYGKSSYTVDKSAMDPKPKVTRTVSRGGFGAVASAKSSWGGGRSSSGSSRGWGG
- a CDS encoding glutathionylspermidine synthase family protein, coding for MLRLPIGERPRWQERAQEFGFHFHTMYGEPYWDESAYYQFSLEQIEKHIEEPTEEIHQMCLDVVAKVLEDEVLMQRFCIPEQHWDFVRNSWKNGDPSLYSRLDFAYSGQEPAKLYENNADTPTSLYETGFWQWLWLQDNVDRRALPLQSDQFNSLQEKLVNRFRDLQFLTPGRELHFACCKDTEEDRGTVQYLQDCASEAGITNHFVFMEDIGCDADSLFTDMQDQVITWMFKLYPWEFMFREEFGSLLGSNNVRWLEPPWKAILSNKALLPMLWKLFPGHPNLLPSFFEDELHKATEFSELVKKPIFSREGANISIVRGSDVQSLSDGPYGEEGFVYQAVYPLPKFGKNYTLIGSWLVDDMAAGISIREDGNMITQDMSRYLPHIIL
- a CDS encoding PAS domain-containing sensor histidine kinase, whose translation is MIKESNLPFFPSSPALASTHDLDSNQVYEALRKSEERYRELVEHANSIIMRCDRNGRITSFNEYAQQLFGYSEAEIIGRHLVGTIVPASETSGRDLRKLIDDICDHPQEHRYNINENITKSGKRVWIAWTNKIMSDERGCPNGILSIGTDITKQRLLEEELRQAQKMQAIGELAGGIAHDFNNMIHGISGYAEVIQQISKDPRISEYTSHILTTARHAAELTKQLLTFARKGNYQLKDCNTHEITRDVCAMLGRTIDRRIRIEQLLEANRPHIIGDPAQLKSALLNIGINAKDAMPNGGTLRFTSSNITFNKGMTIADFEVQPGHYLLITISDNGTGMPPEVRRRIFEPFFTTKESGRGAGLGLAAVHGTIHLHKGAIRCHSQEGEGSTFKLYLPISKAREEKPGKPTSASPAQRKLNIMVVDDEAIVRSYSKTLFEMNGHKVVTFATAEQAITYYRQHCDRVDLVILDMIMPGMDGQELFAFLRRINPEVKALLSTGYSVDSKVQEVIAEGVLDCIQKPFTYERLSKKIEELIASGQLISTK